A single Drechmeria coniospora strain ARSEF 6962 chromosome 03, whole genome shotgun sequence DNA region contains:
- a CDS encoding Gtr1/RagA G domain containing protein has product MTLNPPLRGKLLAELEDDDSLPPSIPSGMMSPAALNLRRIHEQAGTRPQVRHAPASADPVMAQPAKGKPRLLLMGQRRSGKSSISSVVFHKLPPNETLFLESTARIQKDSMASFMDFQVWDFPGQIDVFENPNFDMDAIFGEIGALIWVIDAQDDYLEAVARLNSTILSLQGHYPNINIEVFIHKVDGLSDDYKLDIQRDITIRIQDELSDNGFENAPVTFHLTSIYNHSIFEAFSRVIQKLIPRLGTLESMLTNLCRTCRFEKAYLFDVLSKIYIATDSATADMASYEICSDYIDVIIDITEVYGTWQRSDKSRRKLEGEPWNAKLHNQIGCSTAESCLVLHESNKPIMLREVDRYLALVAIMKDDSYDRMPLVNMNVEAVVEGLTEFFDITKPGK; this is encoded by the exons ATGACTCTCAACCCTCCCCTTCGCGGCAAGTTGCTTGCGGAGTTGGAAGACGATGACAGCCTCCCTCCGAGCATCCCCTCCGGGATGATGAGTCCAGCAGCGCTAAATCTCCGACGTATTCATGAGCAGGCCGGAACGAGACCCCAGGTCAGGCATGCGCCGGCCTCCGCCGACCCCGTCATGGCTCAGCCTGCCAAGGGCAAACCGAGGTTGCTACTTATGGGCCAGAGAAG GAGTGGCAAGTCTTCCATCTCGAGCGTCGTCTTCCACAAGTTGCCACCCAACGAAACCTTGTTCCTCGAGTCCACGGCGCGCATACAAAAAGACTCCATGGC TTCCTTCATGGACTTCCAAGTATGGGACTTCCCAGGTCAGATAGACGTTTTCGAGAACCCTAATTTCGACATGGACGCCATATTTGGTGAGATTGGCGCCCTCATCTGGGTCATCGATGCCCAGGACGACtacctcgaggccgtcgcacGTCTCAACTCGACCATTCTCTCTCTGCAGGGGCACTACCCCAACATCAACATCGAGGTCTTCATCCACAAGGTCGACGGTCTCTCCGACGACTACAAGCTTGACATTCAGCGTGACATCACGATACGCATTCAGGACGAGCTCTCCGACAACGGATTCGAGAACGCGCCCGTGACCTTTCATCTCACGTCCATCTACAACCACTCCATCTTCGAGGCTTTCAGCCGCGTCATCCAGAAGCTCATTCCCCGTCTCGGCACCCTCGAGTCCATGCTGACGAACCTCTGCCGCACCTGCCGCTTTGAAAAAGCATACCTCTTTGACGTGCTCTCCAAGATTTACATTGCCACGGACAGTGCCACCGCCGACATGGCCAGCTACGAGATTTGCAGCGACTACATTGACGTCATCATCGATATCACCGAGGTGTACGGCACCTGGCAACGCAGCGACAAGAGCCGTAggaagctcgagggcgagccaTGGAACGCCAAGCTTCACAACCAGATTGGTTGCTCAACGGCGGAGAGCTGTCTAGTGCTGCATGAGAGCAACAAGCCCATAATGTTGCGTGAGGTGGATCGGTACCTGGCGCTCGTGGCAATCATGAAGGACGATTCGTACGACCGGATGCCGCTGGTGAATATGAATGTGGAGGCGGTGGTGGAAGGTCTGACCGAGTTCTTTGATATTACGAAGCCGGGAAAATAA
- a CDS encoding cytochrome P450, producing MLLPFPSLCIAVATGMLLVHLTRCLRSPLRKVPGPTASLFTSFVLKWNELNAQRTSYVHQLHKKHGPVVRLAPNEVSFTSWPALKEIYCSGGSGYDKSAFYDLFQVYGRRQTYEKEGSNEKPASDTKQHARRRRILADRYTNTNVMHHDSIQGIQERSYAFVQRCTSASGTKTSDVFASFDMVPYPRDERLTFEQMALHSYACDCVTRHLFHPNGTDCLGKKSDEDMMHQVVDDDSMQNRLISHYFPTLHKLLARVLAVFVKPREVPLADNYVLETSRRTDASNFTLRCRMEGKADELDSVDMAAECLDHMVAGIDTTGDTLCFLMWELSQPRSQPYQRRLMEELRQARGRSIEQLPFLDAVLCEGLRCYPAIPMSLPRLVPRGGRIIDGYSLPEDTIVSCQALSVHQINQDVFPDPETFNPDRWLAPDGDIDRRRLLFSFANGGRGCVGKHLAMAEMKTLLRDVYSKFTTTPDPAMEEASMVMDDQLISTRPRGKSCLLQFHPVERSEDSRLVGTRPNLAARD from the exons ATGCTTCTCCCGTTTCCGTCACTTTGCATCGCCGTCGCGACAGGCATGCTGCTGGTCCATCTCACTCGATGCCTTCGCTCCCCGCTTCGCAAGGTGCCTGGACCAACCGCTTCGCTCTTCACGTCCTTTGTGCTGAAATGGAACGAACTCAACGCCCAAAGAACCAGCTATGTTCATCAGCTGCACAAGAAGCATGGCCCAGTTGTGCGACTGGCTCCAAACGAGGTTTCGTTCACCTCCTGGCCGGCATTGAAGGAGATTTATTGCTCAGGCGGGAGTGGCTACGACAAGTCTGCTTTTTATGACCTCTTCCAGGTCTACGGCAGGAG ACAGACGTACGAGAAAGAGGGCTCAAATGAAAAGCCCGCATCTGACACGAAACAGCACGCGAGACGCAGGAGAATTCTTGCAGACCGATACACCAATACCAACGTCATGCATCATGATTCCATACAAGGCATCCAAGAACGCTCCTACGCCTTTGTCCAACGATGCACATCGGCATCGGGAACGAAGACTTCGGATGTATTTGCAAGTTTCGACATGGTTCCGTATCCCCGGGACGAGCGGCTAACTTTCGAACAGATGG CGCTGCACTCGTATGCATGCGACTGCGTCACACGCCACTTGTTTCATCCAAATGGGACCGACTGCCTTGGGAAGAAGTCGGACGAAGACATGATGCATCAGGTTGTTGACGACGATAGCATGCAAA ACCGGCTCATCTCTCACTATTTCCCAACCCTTCATAAATTGTTGGCCAGAGTCCTCGCGGTCTTTGTGAAGCCTAGGGAGGTCCCGTTGGCTGACAACTACGTCCTGGAAACAAGCAGACGCACAGACGCCTCGAACTTCACATTGAGATGCCGCATGGAGGGCAAGGCAGACGAGCTGGACTCGGTCGACATGGCAGCCGAGTGCTTGGACCATATGGTAGCTGGAATAGACACTACCGGGGACACCTTGTGCTTCCTCATGTGGGAACTGTCACAGCCGCGATCCCAACCTTATCAGCGTCGGCTCATGGAAGAGTTGAGACAGGCACGCGGACGATCCATAGAACAGCTCCCATTTCTtgatgctgtgctgtgcGAGGGACTTCGATGCTATCCCGCAATCCCCATGTCGCTGCCACGGCTGGTGCCCAGGGGCGGTCGCATCATCGATGGATACTCGTTACCGGAAGACACCATCGTGAGCTGTCAAGCCTTGTCGGTACACCAGATCAACCAGGACGTGTTCCCGGATCCAGAAACCTTCAACCCAGACCGCTGGTTGGCACCCGACGGGGATATCGACAGGCGGCGACTGCTGTTCTCCTTTGCGAATGGCGGTAGAGGTTGTGTGGGGAAACA tctcgccatggccgagatgAAGACGTTACTTCGCGACGTGTACTCCAAGTTTACCACGACGCCAGATCCGGCAATGGAGGAGGCATCGATGGTCATGGATGACCAGCTCATCTCGACGAGGCCTCGAGGAAAGAGCTGCCTGCTACAATTTCATCCCGTGGAAAGGAGTGAAGACTCCAGGCTCGTAGGGACGCGACCGAATCTGGCAGCCCGAGACTGA
- a CDS encoding S-adenosylmethionine-dependent methyltransferase-like protein produces the protein MPGFGRLGKHNNRSQQHAVAEPSPAASPVSSPAPSGTGLDPVTALKSGTGASAGAFAGAAPTLAPVPAATGSPVEATPSSALSSSTALSSSESFIDLQQQQQLHHPQPQHHQQPPQPPNPHPHLYNPSVNRPPSLQIQPVVGVGVGVGGSSSGFKQQQPQTPTDCASSAGSAGPDSANQRYAAAIHSQHQSLQPSSQQARQLYPSDSTDDLAGSAGYQQSPISTNAPEKRSTRKLFKGIFSSTRSSHDTTNNQQQQAHGSSDNTVGLASRPSKRVSYSGPRDNRPAKVDAPGCPQPAAVTVGQGREPRPTAANTTIRQIPGEQLDTSSFDEEHFLTPIHPPPQQQQGQQPPASQQQPQQRIGTLHVQDQRARHDPQELLPATYDHQLPPEGRLPQSQPPPPQQLQYVGNSIQGSYTSSLDQHTVPSHQAAGQKQKQQQQQQPQQNAETISQLSGESLIIDTEQRSVDQQQSVPSSPVVYSAAAHPQDPSSTSKSPAVQTTTVVQPQSQPQPQPQPQQHFVMPNPAGAAPPGRRMDTDKALRSPAEATSAAPPSYRQGSMTLNTMSPLPSAPPNPAYRGDRAAQFDGPGGNDQGRNSPQPSNAERDAEGEKQFKELCESLFFCVGEVPMLTEPTAVTKYKNVKRLYFDGKSQIEQLSNQVETLQNAVANQRMSQSRTAWDDNEYMTRFNRLNGAINNLSFNIRKDWSTLPQWLEGYASADALKTGKQEMTAVGRAIVSRWIVEEIFNRCFHPGLDPQLSSQLKEIELSIRGNAHVMHSQAEYDALTTKVVNWRMATLDGLQKKLSATTVADNRATLTSKATANMTAYLYRFLSNPPPPGVEGSTSMIAELAVAIATNLPLESRDVAIAYPMPGDVVHPHLMEVEKTGLPTLGSQKSETDVVGEEDEDNAVKIKESGGKLRGDNLKPGTSSTKAGDAPPPPKSSKGRQ, from the exons ATGCCTGGTTTTGGACGCCTGGGCAAGCACAACAACCGATCGCAGCAGCATGCAGTAGCCGAGCCGTCGCCTGCTGCGTCTCCCGTGTCTTCCCCCGCACCTTCGGGCACAGGGTTGGACCCGGTCACTGCACTCAAGAGCGGAACAGGTGCCAGCGCAGGTGCCTTCGCGGGCGCAGCACCAACACTGGCACCAGTACCAGCAGCAACAGGCTCGCCTGTCGAAGCAACCCCCTCATCAGCCTTGTCATCCTCAACTGCTCTCAGCTCCAGCGAATCCTTTATTgacctgcagcagcagcagcagcttcaTCATCCACAGCCACAACACCATCAGCAACCACCACAGCCGCCCAACCCCCACCCCCACCTCTACAACCCAAGTGTCAACCGTCCGCCGTCGCTTCAGATCCAGCCcgtggtcggcgtcggcgtcggcgtcggcggatcgtcgtcgggattcaagcagcagcagcctcaGACCCCAACCGACTGTGCTAGCAGTGCTGGTAGTGCCGGCCCCGACTCTGCAAACCAGCGCTACGCTGCAGCCATTCACAGCCAGCATCAGTCCCTCCAGCCTTCATCTCAGCAAGCACGCCAGCTCTATCCTTCCGACTCTACCGACGACTTGGCCGGATCCGCCGGTTATCAGCAGTCGCCCATCTCTACGAACGCCCCCGAAAAGCGATCGACCCGCAAGCTGTTCAAAGGCATCTTTAGCTCAACTCGTAGCTCCCACGACACCACAAAcaatcagcagcagcaagcacACGGCTCTTCCGACAACACCGTAGGCCTAGCCTCCAGGCCTTCCAAGAGGGTGAGCTACTCCGGTCCTCGAGACAACAGGCCTGCCAAAGTCGACGCGCCAGGGTGCCCGCAACCAGCGGCCGTCACTGTTGGTCAAGGTCGA GAACCTCGGCCTACCGCTGCGAACACGACAATTCGCCAGATCCccggcgagcagctcgacaCCTCGTCGTTTGACGAAGAGCACTTTCTGACCCCAATCCACCCTCCACCCCAGCAACAGCAGGGTCAGCAACCGCCGGCCTCGCAGCAACAGCCACAGCAACGCATCGGAACATTACACGTTCAAGACCAACGAGCTCGTCACGATCCCCAGGAGCTGCTGCCCGCCACGTACGATCATCAACTACCACCCGAGGGCCGCCTGCCGCAGTCacagccgccgccaccgcagCAACTTCAGTACGTCGGCAACTCAATTCAAGGATCGTATACGTCCAGCTTGGACCAGCACACGGTCCCAAGTCACCAGGCGGCAGGGCAGAAGCAGaaacaacagcagcagcagcagccgcagcagaaCGCCGAGACTATTTCCCAGCTCTCGGGCGAGTCGCTCATTATCGATACAGAACAGAGGTCTGTCGATCAGCAGCAATCTGTGCCGAGCTCCCCTGTGGTGTACTCCGCGGCTGCTCACCCTCAAGACCCGTCGTCAACGAGCAAATCGCCTGCCGTTCAAACAACGACAGTGGTTCAGCCACAGTCACAGCCACAGCCACAACCACAGCCACAACAGCATTTCGTGATGCCAAACCCCGCAGGAGCAGCTCCTCCTGGACGCCGCATGGACACCGACAAGGCTCTCCGGAGCCCGGCCGAAGCGACTTCAGCTGCACCTCCGAGCTATCGCCAAGGAAGCATGACTTTGAATACCATGAGCCCTCTTCCGTCTGCCCCACCAAATCCGGCGTACCGGGGTGACAGGGCCGCACAGTTCGATGGACCCGGTGGCAACGACCAGGGCCGAAACAGCCCCCAGCCGTCGAACGCGGAGCGCGATGCCGAGGGGGAGAAGCAGTTCAAGGAACTTTGTGAGTCTCTCTTCTTCTGCGTCGGAGAGGTGCCGATGCTGACGGAACCGACGGCAGTGACAAAGTACAAAAACGTGAAGCGTCTCTACTTTGACGGAAAGTCACAGATAGAGCAACTTTCGAATCAAGTGGAAACGCTTCAAAACGCCGTTGCCAACCAGCGCATGTCTCAATCGCGCACAGCCTGGGACGATAACGAATACATGACGAGGTTCAATCGCCTGAACGGCGCAATCAACAACCTGTCCTTCAACATACGCAAGGACTGGAGCACGTTGCCCCAGTGGCTCGAGGGATACGCCAGCGCCGATGCGCTCAAGACGGGGAAGCAAGagatgacggccgtcggccgagccaTCGTATCCCGATGGATCGTCGAAGAGATTTTCAACCGATGCTTCCACCCCGGCCTAGACCCTCAGCTCAGCTCGCAGCTGAAGGAGATCGAGCTCAGCATCCGGGGCAACGCACACGTGATGCATAGCCAGGCAGAGTACGACGCGTTGACGACCAAGGTGGTGAACTGGAGGATGGCGACGCTGGATGGGTTGCAAAAGAAGCTGAGCGCGACGACCGTGGCCGACAACCGGGCGACGCTGACGAGCAAGGCGACGGCCAACATGACGGCCTACTTGTACCGCTTCTTGTCCAACCCACCGCCGCCGGGTGTCGAGGGCAGCACGTCGATGATCGCGGAGCTGGCGGTGGCGATTGCAACAAATCTGCCGCTCGAGAGTCGGGACGTGGCCATCGCGTACCCGATGCCCGGGGATGTGGTGCATCCGCACCTGATGGAAGTGGAGAAGACGGGGCTACCGACGTTGGGTTCTCAGAAGTCAGAGACAGATGTCGTTGGTGAGGAAGATGAGGACAATGCGGTCAAGATCAAGGAATCGGGCGGCAAGTTGCGGGGGGACAACCTCAAGCCCGGTACGTCCAGTACGAAAGCCGGtgacgccccccccccccccaagtCTAGCAAGGGGAGGCAGTGA
- a CDS encoding eukaryotic translation initiation factor 5, translating into MSLINVRRDVSDAFYRYKMERLQTKIEGKGNGIKTVLVNLSSIAASLARPPSYVNKYFGFELGAMITNDPKNDRWIINGVHESAKLQDHLDGFINRFVLCKKCKNPETDVNIYNDRILLDCKACGQRTDVDLRLRLSGHIIKNQPNKKGKMDKAERRAAKKAKQNGNAGRDNGSGSGADDASDHVSNEVEENGDAGSDDEFEKMQAAAPVADIVVKDDEWAVDMSEEAVKARQAQLPGEFKAKLSLNDDDDDDGEGGATVYDEFGNWIQQEGEEKGGIDNVDSISVYVKAKELAIEGKHRTVLVLAQTLFDQNICLQIPKRASMLKQLVNSERHEKALLGGTERLIGVSGKDHPDLIQQVVKILQLYYHYDLISEEVVTKWGTKASKKYVDLATSRKIRKAAEPFLTWLQEADEEESSDED; encoded by the exons ATGTCGCTCATCAATGTTCGCCGCGATGTCAGCGACGCCTTTTATCGCTACAAAATGGAGCGTCTGCAGACCAAGATCGAAGGCAAGGGCAATGGCATCAAGACCGTCCTTGTCAACCTCTCCAGCATCGCTGCCTCCTTAGCTCGCCCTCCATCCTATGTTAATAAGTACTTTGGGTTCGAGCTCGGCGCCATGATCACGAACGACCCCAAGAACGATCGTTGGATTATCAATGGCGTCCACGAATCGGCTAAGCTTCAGGACCATCTCGACGGCTTCATCAATCGCTTTGTGCTCTGCAAGAAGTGCAAGAACCCCGAAACGGATGTCAACATTTACAATGACCGCATCCTCCTTGACTGCAAAGCATGCGGCCAACGTACCGATGTCGATCTTCGCCTGAGACTCAGCGGCCACATCATCAAGAATCAGCCCAACAAGAAGGGGAAAATGGATAAGGCTGAGCGTCGCGCCGCGAAGAAGGCCAAGCAGAATGGCAATGCTGGACGAGATAACGGATCCGGAagtggcgccgacgatgcctcTGATCACGTCTCCAATGAGGTTGAAGAAAACGGAGACGCTGGTAGCGATGACGAGTTTGAAAAGATGCAAGCCGCCGCCCCCGTGGCGGACATTGTCGTAAAGGACGACGAGTGGGCTGTCGACATgagcgaggaggccgtcaAGGCTCGTCAGGCCCAGCTTCCTGGCGAGTTCAAGGCTAAGCTCAGCctgaacgacgacgacgacgacgatggcgaaggAGGCGCCACTGTTTACGACGAGTTTGGCAACTGGATTCAACAGGAAGGCGAGGAGAAGGGAGGCATTGATAACGTCGATTCCATAAGTGTTTACGTCAAGGCTAAGGAACTGGCCATTGAGGGTAAACATCGCACCGTTTTAGTTCTCGCGCAGACTTTGTTCGATCAGAACATCTGTCTCCAGATTCCCAAGCGTGCTAGCATGCTGAAGCAG CTTGTGAACTCGGAACGCCACGAGAaggccctcctcggcggtaCCGAACGCCTCATTGGTGTCTCTGGTAAAGATCATCCGGATCTCATTCAGCAGGTTGTCAAGATCCTACAGCTCTACTACCACTACGATCTTATCAGCGAAGAGGTCGTCACGAAGTGGGGCACAAAGGCCAGTAAGAAGTACGTCGATCTGGCTACGTCGAGAAAGATACGCAAGGCTGCCGAGCCGTTCCTCACGTGGCTCCAGGAAGCGGATGAGGAGGAATCCTCTGACGAAGACTAA
- a CDS encoding Coatomer subunit delta: MVVLAASICTRGGKAVLSRQFREMPRSRIEALLASFPKLADSGTQHTTVEQDNVRFVYQPLDELYMVLITNRQSNILQDIDSLHLFAQVVTSACKTLDEREIVKNAYELLSAFDELVTLGYRENLTMSQIKTFLDMESHEERIQEIIARNKELEATEERKRKAKQLEMQRKESARSGRGNIPKAPVYPTYQAPTRPNAADSFDSYEAEKNKTYNKFSAAAKGKGMQLGKKSKTTDMFERVRGDMGGEMDDSPLVTPAPAAAEPSSRHQSTSVDRDAIHVTVSESISAKLSREGGVNSLAVSGDLTLRVSDPNLTKIKLALHAVPSHGAQFRTHPNVDRNLFNNSKTIQMSNVARGFPVNNAVGVLRWRASPKVDDTTACPITFTAWINNDSGKFNITVEYELTGGDALRDVAVVIPYAASEPVVSSFDAAYEVSGDALEWNVGTVDDENPSGSFEFEAESLDENDFFPMTIRFTKTTPYVDVDVTSVLLMEENEEVTFSKEIKSHAENYSIE, from the exons ATG GTCGTCCTCGCGGCTTCAATCTGCACACGTGGTGGGAAAGCTGTCCTCTCGAGACAGTTTCGCGAGATGCCACGATCTCGCATAGAGGCCCTCCTGGCCTCATTCCCCAAGCTGGCCGACAGCGGCACGCAGCATACGACAGTTGAGCAAGACAATGTCCGATTCGTTTACCAGCCGCTTGACGAGCTCTACATGGTCCTCATCACGAACCGCCAGTCCAACATCCTGCAGGACATCGACTCGCTGCATCTGTTCGCCCAGGTCGTTACCAGCGCGTGCAAGACACTAGATGAGAGAGAGATCGTCAAGAATGCCTACGAGCTTCTCAGTGCCTTTGACGAGCTCGTTACCCTCGGCTACCGCGAAAACCTGACCATGAGCCAGATTAAGACGTTCTTGGATATGGAATCTCACGAAGAGCGTATCCAAGAAATCATAGCACGA AACAAAGAGCTCGAGGCAACCGAGGAGCGGAAACGCAAAGCCAAGCAACTCGAAATGCAGCGCAAGGAGTCGGCGCGGAGCGGTCGTGGGAACATTCCAAAGGCGCCTGTCTATCCGACATACCAAGCCCCCACGCGGCCAAACGCAGCCGATTCATTTGACAGCtacgaggccgagaagaacAAGACGTACAACAA ATTTTCGGCTgcggccaagggcaagggaATGCAGCTAGGCAAGAAGTCCAAAACTACGGACATGTTTGAGCGAGTTAGGGGTGACATGGGTGGTGAGATGGACGACAGTCCTCTCGTGACCCCGGCCCCCGCAGCGGCCGAGCCATCCTCACGGCACCAGTCGACGTCGGTAGATCGAGATGCTATTCACGTCACCGTCTCCGAATCCATTAGCGCCAAGTTGTCCCGAGAAGGCGGGGTCAACTCGTTGGCCGTCAGCGGCGATCTCACGCTTCGCGTGTCCGACCCTAACTTGACAAAGATCAAGCTCGCCCTCCACGCGGTTCCGTCGCATGGCGCCCAGTTCCGCACCCATCCTAACGTTGACCGCAACCTCTTCAATAACTCCAAGACGATTCAGATGAGCAACGTTGCTCGCGGCTTCCCCGTCAACAACGCGGTTGGAGTTTTGCGTTGGAGAGCGTCGCCAAAGGTTGATGACACAACCGCTTGCCCGATCACATTCACCGCTTGGATCAACAACGACTCGGGCAAGTTCAATATCACGGTCGAGTACGAGCTGACTGGCGGAGATGCATTGCGAGATGTCGCTGTCGTTATTCCATACGCGGCGAGCGAACCCGTCGTTTCCAGCTTTGACGCTGCGTACGAGGTCTCCGGCGATGCTCTGGAGTGGAACGTGGgtaccgtcgacgacgagaacccTAGCGGCTCTTTTGAGTTTGAGGCCGAGAGCCTTGACGAGAATGACTTCTTCCCTATGACAATCAGATTCACCAAGACGACGCCATATGTGGATGTTGAT GTAACTTCCGTACTGTTGATGGAAGAGAACGAGGAGGTTACGTTTTCAAAAGAGATCAAATCGCATGCGGAAAACTACTCTATTGAATGA
- a CDS encoding eukaryotic translation initiation factor 6 — protein sequence MLVEEALPFFAFAVAGLYSALRLTFCHRNSLLIYAGRIGVFSTLTNSYALVALGASENFYSVFEAELQDLVPTVRTTIAGTRIIGRLTAGNRKGLLVPTSTTDQELQHLRNSLPDSVRIQRIEERLSALGNVIATNDHIALIHPDLERETEEIIADVLGVEVFRQTIADNVLVGSYMSLSNQGGLVHPKTSIQDQDELSSLLQVPLVAGSVNRGSNVVGAGMVVNDWLAVTGLDTTATELSVVESVFRLGDGMGPSNINTSMKDTMVESFY from the exons ATGTTGGTTGAAGAAGCCCTTCCTTTCTTTGCCTTCGCGGTCGCGGGCCTCTATAGCGCGCTGCGTTTGACTTTCTGTCATCGGAATTCCTTGCTAATATATGCCGGTAGGATCGGTGTATTCTCGACCCTTACCAACTCATATGCCCTTGTGGCCCTCGGCGCGAGCGAGAATTTCTACAG TGTCTTTGAAGCCGAGCTTCAAGATCTCGTGCCTACAGTCCGGACGACGATTGCCGGTACTCGCATCATTGGTCGTCTAACCGCCGGCAACCGGAAGGGTCTCCTTGTGCCCACCTCCACCACGGACCAAGAACTCCAGCACCTGCGCAACTCCCTTCCCGATTCCGTCCGTATCCAGCGAATCGAGGAGCGCCTATCAGCCCTCGGTAATGTCATTGCTACAAACGACCACATTGCTCTCATACATCCAGACCTCGAGCGTGAGACGGAAGAGATTATTGCCGATGTCCTCGGTGTCGAGGTCTTCCGCCAGACCATTGCCGATAATGTCCTTGTCGGAAGCTACATGAGCCTCTCCAACCAGGGCGGCCTGGTTCATCCCAAGACGAGCATTCAAGACCAGGACGAGCTCTCAAGCTTATTGCAGGTTCCGCTCGTTGCAGGTAGCGTGAACCGTGGAAGCAACGTTGTCGGCGCTGGGATGGTCGTCAATGACTGGCTCGCCGTTACTGGCCTCGACACTACCGCTACGGAGCTGAGCGTTGTTGAGAGCGTCTTCAGGCTAGGCGACGGAATGGGTCCCAGCAATATCAACACGAGCATGAAAGATACCATGGTCGAGAGTTTCTACTAA